The Streptomyces sp. TLI_105 DNA segment GCTCCGGGACGGCGGCCGCGGCCCGGTGTTCCTCCCAGGCGGTCTCCGGATCGGCGTGCAGCCGCTCGGAGAGGCCGATCAGCTCCTCGGCCCGGCGGTCGACCGCCTGCCGGGCCGCCTTCTTCAGCGCGCCCGTCGCTTCCCGCGCGGCCCTCACAGGTCGCCCGGGACGCCGTACGAGGGTGCGGTGGCGGGGTCGAGTCCGCGCCGCACGTAGTCGTCGCGCTGCGGCAGCCAGACGTCGAGGAGTTCGCCGAGCCGGTCCACGGGCTCGTCGGCCCAGTCGACCCGCAGATCGGTCACGCGCCAGCCGACGTCCGCGACGACCGCCAGGCCGGCGGAGTGCACCGGGCCCTCCTCGCCGCCGGCCGCGACGGCGGCCCTGAGGGCGGCGAGGAGACGCTCTTCGAGTTCTCCGCCGGCCGAGGCGTAGGCGTCGAGGAGCACGCCGGGGATGTGGGGGCCGGACAGCATGTTGCCGGCGGCCACCGCGCCGTCCGTGGTGGCCGAGGCGTACGTGCCGAGCGTCCGCGCGCCGCTGTGGGCGAAGCCGGGGCCGGAGCGGCCGAGGACGGTCAGCTGCCGGTACTCGATGGTCTCGGCGTTGCGGACGGCGCCGGTGACGTCGGTCAGGGCGCGCTCCGCGTCCGAGTGCTCCGCGAGGCCCGCGAGGAGGCTCGTGCCGAGGGTGGGGTCGGTGATGTTCTGCGAGGTGGCGGCGCCGACGCCGGGCCGCAGATGGGCGACGCGGGCGAAGACCGCCGGGCTCGACGAGCAGGCCACGACGCCGAACCGCCCACCGTCGCGCACGACGAGGGAGAAGGTCATGCCGGGTCCTCCTCGGCGCGGGCGGGGACGACGGCGATCGCGTCGATCTCGCACAGCCACTCGGGGCGGGCGAGCGCGGACACCACCAGGCCCGTGGAGACGGGGTGCACGCCCTTGGTCCAGCGGCCCACCGTGCGGTAGACCGCCTCGCGGTAGCGCGGGTCGA contains these protein-coding regions:
- a CDS encoding DUF1028 domain-containing protein, producing MTFSLVVRDGGRFGVVACSSSPAVFARVAHLRPGVGAATSQNITDPTLGTSLLAGLAEHSDAERALTDVTGAVRNAETIEYRQLTVLGRSGPGFAHSGARTLGTYASATTDGAVAAGNMLSGPHIPGVLLDAYASAGGELEERLLAALRAAVAAGGEEGPVHSAGLAVVADVGWRVTDLRVDWADEPVDRLGELLDVWLPQRDDYVRRGLDPATAPSYGVPGDL